The following proteins come from a genomic window of Phnomibacter ginsenosidimutans:
- a CDS encoding LytR/AlgR family response regulator transcription factor, whose amino-acid sequence MNQQPMTIVIADDDPVFREHLRLLLTPLKDVQIAAVFEDAFACLQYLQQQMVDVALLDVEMPGLSGIELAKSLTVKPLCIFITSHPGYAVDGFDIDAVDYVVKPIQKERLYKAIQKAQQLLQLKSAAAMPVTAAPLQDDAFIFVKEKNDYIKIELAQIVYVEALSDFVHIHLQNGQKHLVLVNLKNLEPQLRADYFLRISRTHLINIKKVTALRNHQVELEGMSLSIGKSYLDAVEASLLKDRTIRRFAD is encoded by the coding sequence ATGAACCAGCAGCCGATGACTATTGTGATTGCCGATGACGATCCGGTGTTTAGAGAGCACCTGCGTTTGCTATTAACGCCACTGAAAGATGTACAGATAGCCGCCGTGTTTGAAGATGCATTTGCCTGCCTGCAATATTTGCAGCAGCAAATGGTAGATGTGGCGTTGCTGGATGTAGAAATGCCCGGCCTGAGTGGCATAGAGCTGGCCAAAAGCCTTACTGTAAAACCCTTGTGTATTTTCATCACTTCGCATCCCGGCTATGCCGTGGACGGGTTTGATATTGATGCGGTAGACTATGTGGTAAAGCCCATTCAGAAAGAACGTTTGTACAAGGCCATTCAAAAAGCGCAGCAACTGTTGCAGCTCAAATCTGCAGCAGCTATGCCGGTTACTGCAGCACCACTGCAAGACGATGCTTTCATTTTTGTAAAAGAAAAAAATGACTACATCAAAATTGAGCTGGCGCAAATTGTGTATGTAGAAGCACTGAGCGACTTCGTACACATTCATTTGCAAAACGGGCAAAAGCATTTGGTGCTGGTGAATTTGAAAAACCTCGAACCACAACTGAGAGCTGATTATTTTTTGCGCATCTCCCGTACGCACCTTATCAATATTAAAAAAGTAACAGCCCTGCGCAATCATCAGGTAGAACTGGAGGGCATGAGTTTGTCCATCGGTAAGTCGTATCTCGATGCGGTGGAAGCCAGCTTGCTGAAGGACAGAACGATTAGGCGGTTTGCTGATTAA
- a CDS encoding tetratricopeptide repeat-containing sensor histidine kinase: MKSCIISIYLLCLFAISFSAKAQQTTSTLDSLVLLLEKHPDADSIRQQALQDLGALYQDVDNKRSAQYYLQAAELAQHLGLALPEWRAWYNLGYSHFSAGNYKDAIEYYLKAIRIAEKEQYKSRLANSYMSLGNVFMEMGDFKKAKSYHDQSAAVYIRNNDTLGLASYYNEIGLGFSRQKQLDSAAAYFNKGLVLARQINDGLMQADLLSNLGLNYKKQQRYPEALALLKEAWWLGPQHYNTPDYKAALLNNLGAGYMVNRMYDSAKAAYFASIAYSKESGSKASEMENYRNLGELFSMMNQPDSQLAYMQQYYALKDSLLNADIKTAITQKEADYRIDKKQAEVDAEKRNRNWLLALVGLSLLAGAAVYVAWRQTNRSNKQLLELNEHISAQKNQLEKLNALKDRLMSIISHDLRNPLATIQTFFDMSTSGDLSAEQLKPLQQHTSNVVQNTSHMLDNLLLWANLQVRQEQPVLKPIAINHLPAEVAAQVQPQADKKDIQIEVHVPAQTIQVLAQEEMLRIVLRNLLTNAVKFSRPNSAIQLLLKEENGAAVLSVKDNGVGMTPDQLNALIQQTNNSTTAGTGNEKGSGLGVFLVHELLKPMQGRLEIESAQHEGSVFSVRIPLLQTAKA; this comes from the coding sequence ATGAAATCTTGCATCATCAGCATTTACCTGCTGTGCCTGTTCGCTATCTCTTTTTCAGCAAAGGCGCAGCAAACAACCTCAACACTTGATAGCCTTGTACTGCTGTTAGAAAAGCACCCCGATGCCGATAGCATTCGCCAACAAGCCCTGCAAGATTTGGGTGCTTTGTATCAGGATGTAGACAATAAGCGGTCGGCGCAATACTACCTGCAGGCAGCCGAACTGGCGCAACACTTAGGCCTGGCGCTACCCGAATGGCGTGCCTGGTACAATTTGGGCTACAGTCATTTTTCGGCAGGCAATTACAAAGACGCCATTGAGTACTACCTCAAAGCCATTCGCATAGCCGAAAAAGAACAATACAAAAGCCGGCTGGCCAATTCGTACATGTCGCTGGGCAATGTGTTTATGGAAATGGGCGACTTCAAAAAGGCCAAATCCTACCACGACCAGTCTGCAGCAGTGTACATCCGCAACAATGATACGCTGGGTCTTGCCAGCTATTACAATGAAATTGGTCTTGGCTTCAGCCGGCAAAAACAACTCGATTCGGCAGCCGCGTATTTCAACAAAGGGCTGGTACTGGCCCGGCAAATAAACGATGGCCTCATGCAGGCCGACCTGCTGAGTAACCTTGGCCTCAATTACAAAAAACAACAACGATACCCCGAAGCGCTGGCCCTGCTGAAAGAAGCCTGGTGGCTGGGCCCGCAGCACTACAACACGCCGGATTACAAAGCCGCCCTGCTCAACAATTTGGGTGCCGGCTATATGGTCAACCGCATGTACGATTCGGCCAAAGCCGCCTACTTTGCCAGCATAGCTTACAGCAAGGAGTCGGGTAGTAAGGCTTCGGAAATGGAGAACTACCGCAACCTCGGCGAACTCTTTAGCATGATGAACCAGCCCGATAGCCAGCTGGCCTACATGCAACAATATTATGCCCTTAAAGACAGCCTGCTCAATGCCGACATCAAAACGGCCATTACCCAAAAAGAAGCCGACTACCGCATTGATAAAAAGCAGGCAGAAGTAGATGCAGAAAAGCGCAACCGCAACTGGCTGCTGGCCTTGGTTGGCCTGAGCCTGCTGGCAGGGGCTGCCGTGTATGTGGCGTGGCGGCAAACAAACCGTAGCAACAAGCAACTGCTCGAACTCAACGAACACATTTCGGCACAAAAAAACCAACTCGAAAAACTGAATGCCCTCAAAGACCGGTTGATGAGCATCATCAGCCACGACCTGCGCAATCCGCTGGCCACCATTCAAACCTTTTTCGACATGAGCACCAGCGGCGACCTGAGTGCTGAGCAACTAAAACCTTTGCAACAGCACACCAGCAATGTGGTACAAAACACCAGCCACATGCTCGACAACCTGCTGCTGTGGGCCAACCTGCAGGTGCGGCAGGAGCAGCCGGTGCTCAAGCCCATTGCCATCAACCACCTGCCGGCCGAAGTAGCCGCTCAGGTGCAGCCCCAGGCCGATAAAAAAGACATTCAGATTGAAGTACACGTGCCTGCCCAAACCATACAGGTATTGGCACAGGAAGAAATGCTGCGCATTGTGCTGCGCAACCTACTCACCAATGCAGTCAAATTTTCCCGCCCCAATTCTGCCATACAGCTGCTGCTGAAAGAAGAAAATGGAGCCGCAGTGCTGTCGGTAAAAGACAATGGTGTAGGCATGACGCCCGACCAATTGAATGCCCTGATTCAGCAAACCAACAATAGTACCACGGCTGGTACCGGCAACGAAAAAGGAAGCGGCCTCGGCGTATTTCTGGTGCACGAACTGCTGAAGCCCATGCAGGGCCGCCTCGAAATAGAAAGTGCTCAACATGAAGGGTCTGTTTTCAGTGTTCGCATTCCGCTGTTGCAAACCGCCAAAGCATAG
- a CDS encoding choice-of-anchor Q domain-containing protein: MQGGQAGTGNLDVNPQFVSQPAIGLGTVGDLRLQLCSPAINVGSNAANNTTTDQNGKPRITFGTIDMGGHEQQQVPPPPVGYITNVQQLPLNGSAMFSATCGAFAELQSTGARPVSGTITANVFVDADPPSMDGKNYVARHFELMPGNNAFTGTGRIKLYFTQAEFDQFNSLPDTELKLPASPDDQTGKSHLRIYHFPGEGIVGIVLFYKMGVTEIDPTNFEILWNETAQRWEISFLTTGFGGFFVSTANTSVFCPESEYQWHAATSGTTYQWQKLQNGSWVTLEDRDVFPFTNSPVLFCTTSITADWYGTQIRCLVDGNKPGPVYTIHFATTWTGAIDNAWNKPGNWSCGIVPNQYMNVRINNNVLIYPQVPVNTTVRSIIIQPGATVNLAPGVQLTITGK; this comes from the coding sequence GTGCAGGGAGGCCAGGCAGGCACGGGCAATCTTGATGTCAACCCACAATTTGTAAGCCAGCCCGCCATTGGTTTGGGTACTGTGGGAGATTTGCGGCTGCAGCTTTGTTCACCAGCCATCAATGTGGGTAGCAATGCAGCCAACAATACCACCACCGACCAAAATGGTAAGCCCCGGATAACATTTGGCACCATCGACATGGGGGGCCATGAGCAGCAGCAGGTTCCACCTCCTCCTGTTGGTTATATTACCAACGTACAGCAATTGCCGCTCAATGGATCCGCCATGTTCTCGGCCACCTGTGGCGCTTTTGCCGAATTGCAAAGTACTGGTGCCAGGCCGGTGAGTGGCACCATAACAGCAAATGTTTTCGTGGATGCCGACCCGCCATCAATGGACGGAAAAAATTATGTGGCCAGGCATTTTGAGCTCATGCCAGGCAACAACGCATTCACCGGCACAGGGCGCATCAAATTGTATTTTACCCAGGCTGAGTTTGACCAATTTAACAGCCTGCCCGACACGGAACTAAAGCTTCCGGCATCCCCCGATGACCAAACAGGCAAAAGCCATCTGAGGATCTATCATTTTCCCGGAGAAGGCATCGTCGGCATTGTTCTGTTTTACAAAATGGGTGTCACCGAAATAGATCCCACCAACTTCGAGATTCTTTGGAACGAAACCGCCCAGCGTTGGGAGATCAGCTTTTTAACCACCGGCTTTGGCGGCTTTTTTGTAAGCACTGCCAATACCAGCGTGTTCTGCCCCGAATCTGAATACCAATGGCATGCCGCTACTAGCGGCACTACCTACCAATGGCAAAAGCTGCAAAACGGTAGCTGGGTAACCCTCGAAGATCGGGATGTTTTTCCTTTCACCAATTCCCCTGTGCTGTTTTGCACTACTTCCATCACTGCTGATTGGTATGGCACACAAATCCGATGCTTGGTGGATGGCAACAAACCCGGGCCGGTGTACACCATTCATTTTGCTACCACATGGACGGGTGCCATCGATAATGCATGGAACAAGCCCGGCAACTGGAGCTGCGGCATTGTGCCCAACCAATACATGAATGTGCGGATTAACAATAATGTGCTCATCTATCCGCAGGTTCCGGTAAATACAACGGTGCGAAGTATAATTATACAACCGGGAGCCACAGTAAATCTGGCACCAGGTGTACAGTTAACCATTACAGGCAAATAA
- a CDS encoding choice-of-anchor Q domain-containing protein, with translation MQNPKRFQFSLYCLLFFFSVICFSSVSAKIIYVKTDGSNANVGNSWVNAYQTIQHAINAAVATDEIWVAAGTYKPTTTADRTISFVLKNGVAMYGGFTGTETQLNQRNHLLNETILSGEIGAANNNSDNTLRVVVATDAGNGTVLDGFTITGGNANADPSASGGGLYIFRSTLTVARCKITANNAADGGGVANVGGAPVFFDCRFTGNTSTFNGGGMRNDDSKPTLDNCIVSGNLSASGGGMSNFSLINNTNPIIRNTVFLGNHGSGTGGAISNLSTSPVIVNCSFSGNSAPNTGGGVFNNVSVSEAFSAPVLTNCIIWGNSSIFSLTGNLTTITYSIVQGGFQGTGNLNLNPLFLSQPPIGLGSTGDLRVQTCSRAVNGGLNSANPTQIDPVGNPRIVLGTIDMGAYEVQSQPDCCPPGNVLYVNASATGSNNGHSWANALTSIGEALQKSDHARA, from the coding sequence ATGCAAAACCCAAAAAGGTTTCAGTTTTCACTGTATTGTTTGTTGTTTTTCTTCAGCGTTATTTGTTTCAGTTCGGTAAGCGCCAAAATCATTTATGTAAAAACCGATGGTAGTAATGCCAATGTCGGCAATAGCTGGGTAAATGCTTATCAAACAATACAGCATGCTATTAATGCAGCTGTAGCTACCGATGAGATTTGGGTAGCGGCTGGCACCTACAAACCCACTACTACTGCTGATCGTACCATTTCTTTTGTGCTCAAAAACGGCGTTGCCATGTATGGAGGATTTACTGGTACCGAAACCCAGCTGAACCAGCGCAACCACCTATTGAATGAAACCATTTTGAGTGGCGAAATAGGGGCGGCCAACAATAACAGCGATAATACTTTAAGAGTAGTAGTAGCTACCGATGCAGGCAATGGCACCGTGTTGGATGGATTTACCATTACCGGCGGCAATGCCAACGCCGACCCTTCTGCCTCTGGCGGTGGCCTATACATATTTAGAAGTACCCTCACCGTTGCCCGGTGTAAGATTACGGCCAATAATGCTGCCGATGGAGGCGGTGTTGCTAATGTTGGCGGTGCCCCTGTTTTTTTTGACTGTCGCTTCACTGGCAATACCAGTACCTTCAATGGTGGCGGCATGCGCAACGACGATTCGAAGCCCACACTCGATAACTGTATCGTATCCGGTAATTTGTCGGCGTCAGGTGGCGGCATGTCAAACTTCAGCCTTATCAATAACACCAACCCCATCATCCGGAACACGGTTTTTTTGGGTAACCATGGTTCCGGCACCGGCGGCGCCATATCTAACCTGTCTACTTCGCCGGTTATCGTCAACTGCAGTTTTTCAGGCAATTCAGCCCCTAATACAGGAGGGGGTGTTTTTAATAATGTTTCTGTCAGTGAGGCGTTTTCTGCACCTGTATTAACCAACTGCATTATCTGGGGAAACAGCAGCATCTTCAGCCTCACCGGAAATTTGACCACCATCACCTACTCGATCGTTCAGGGTGGTTTCCAGGGTACAGGCAACCTGAATCTGAACCCATTGTTTTTGAGCCAGCCGCCCATAGGCCTGGGCTCAACCGGCGACCTGAGGGTACAAACCTGCTCGAGAGCAGTAAACGGAGGACTGAACAGTGCGAACCCAACACAGATTGATCCGGTTGGCAACCCCAGAATAGTGCTTGGTACCATTGACATGGGCGCTTATGAGGTGCAATCGCAGCCCGATTGTTGCCCACCGGGAAATGTGTTGTATGTAAATGCCAGTGCCACTGGCAGCAACAACGGCCACAGTTGGGCCAATGCACTTACATCAATTGGCGAAGCCCTGCAAAAGTCGGATCATGCCCGGGCGTAA
- a CDS encoding cold-shock protein yields the protein MSRSQDSWNKREREKKKQKEKQDKAEKKAERKQQGTRGIDEMMAYIDENGNIVDTPPDPTRKVEVKLEDIVIGVPKKSELDEAEAVRTGIVSFFNEAKGFGFIRDLQSGESIFVHINACQDRIGEGNKVQFDVEKGPRGLQAAQVKLAP from the coding sequence ATGAGCAGATCACAAGATTCCTGGAACAAAAGAGAAAGAGAGAAAAAGAAGCAGAAAGAAAAGCAAGACAAAGCGGAAAAGAAAGCTGAACGCAAACAGCAGGGTACCCGTGGTATTGATGAAATGATGGCCTACATTGATGAAAATGGCAACATCGTAGACACACCACCCGATCCTACCCGCAAAGTAGAAGTGAAACTGGAAGACATCGTAATTGGTGTGCCCAAAAAGTCGGAGCTGGATGAGGCAGAAGCTGTTCGTACTGGTATCGTTTCTTTCTTTAATGAAGCCAAGGGTTTTGGATTTATCCGCGATTTACAGTCTGGCGAAAGCATTTTCGTACACATCAATGCCTGCCAGGATCGCATTGGCGAAGGCAATAAAGTACAATTTGATGTAGAAAAAGGTCCCCGTGGTTTGCAGGCCGCACAGGTAAAACTGGCACCCTAA
- a CDS encoding alpha/beta hydrolase → MRSWITRTLVVLSVVMVLYIAGPSPKQPVYNIALPNVPTAAALPAFVQQMEAQHKLKPNNEARIVWYNDSLQQPTEYALVYLHGFSASQEEGNPTHRDIAKALGANLYLARLDQHGVDTAAPLLHYSPEGLWQSAQMAYAIGKQLGKKVILMGTSTGGSVALQLAATYPEIAGLVLISPNIRINDPNAWMLNNHWGQQIAELVIGSNTRTVTDDRPIYKQYWNYEYRIESLVALQEYLETAMVPTTFAKVKQPVLTLAYYKNEQEQDPVVKVSAMREMHTSLGTAADKKQLVELATTGDHVQGSPIKSKDVAAVQREVKRFLQEVMGIALAQIDANGHE, encoded by the coding sequence ATGCGTAGCTGGATTACCCGCACCCTGGTGGTGCTATCTGTTGTAATGGTATTGTATATAGCCGGGCCTTCGCCCAAACAGCCGGTGTACAACATTGCCTTGCCCAATGTACCCACGGCTGCTGCACTGCCTGCATTTGTGCAACAAATGGAAGCACAACACAAACTAAAACCCAACAACGAAGCACGTATAGTTTGGTACAACGATAGCCTGCAGCAACCTACCGAGTATGCACTGGTGTACCTGCATGGGTTTAGTGCCAGCCAGGAAGAAGGCAACCCTACGCACCGCGATATAGCCAAAGCATTGGGTGCCAACCTGTATCTGGCCCGCCTCGACCAGCATGGTGTAGATACCGCCGCCCCACTGCTACACTACAGCCCCGAAGGCCTGTGGCAATCGGCACAAATGGCATATGCCATTGGCAAGCAGTTGGGTAAAAAAGTCATCTTGATGGGCACCAGCACCGGCGGCTCGGTGGCATTGCAACTGGCCGCTACTTATCCGGAGATTGCAGGGCTTGTGTTGATATCGCCCAACATTCGCATCAACGACCCCAATGCGTGGATGCTCAACAACCACTGGGGCCAGCAAATAGCCGAGCTGGTAATTGGCAGCAATACACGTACCGTGACAGACGACCGGCCCATTTACAAACAATACTGGAACTACGAGTACCGCATAGAAAGCCTGGTGGCGCTGCAGGAATATTTAGAAACAGCGATGGTGCCAACAACTTTTGCCAAAGTGAAGCAACCTGTGCTCACACTGGCCTATTACAAAAACGAGCAGGAACAAGACCCCGTAGTAAAAGTGAGTGCCATGCGGGAGATGCATACTTCTCTGGGCACTGCTGCTGATAAAAAACAATTGGTTGAATTAGCTACAACAGGAGACCATGTGCAGGGCTCTCCCATCAAAAGCAAAGATGTAGCAGCCGTGCAGCGGGAGGTGAAACGCTTTTTGCAGGAAGTGATGGGGATAGCACTAGCACAGATTGATGCGAATGGTCACGAATGA
- a CDS encoding DoxX family membrane protein, translating to MKKKILFVVSLLFGLLLINGGLNKFFNYMPVPPDMPAEVIKDGMALVEIEWLMPLIAVAEIVGGILILFARTRALGVLVVFPVMVGVLLTHIFTAPSGLPIALVIWVCLGWIIYENREKYLGLLKA from the coding sequence ATGAAAAAGAAAATCCTGTTTGTAGTATCACTCCTGTTTGGCCTGCTGCTCATCAATGGCGGCCTCAACAAATTTTTCAACTACATGCCCGTGCCGCCCGATATGCCTGCGGAAGTCATCAAAGATGGCATGGCGCTGGTAGAAATTGAATGGCTGATGCCTTTGATTGCCGTGGCAGAAATTGTAGGAGGCATACTCATCCTCTTTGCACGTACCAGAGCCTTGGGTGTATTGGTGGTTTTTCCGGTGATGGTTGGTGTATTGCTCACCCATATTTTCACCGCCCCCAGTGGATTGCCCATTGCATTGGTTATTTGGGTTTGCCTCGGCTGGATTATCTACGAAAACCGGGAGAAGTACCTCGGTTTGTTGAAAGCATAA